In a genomic window of Candidatus Palauibacter polyketidifaciens:
- a CDS encoding type II toxin-antitoxin system VapC family toxin, whose translation MTRYVVDASVAVEYLLRTPLGLAAADTLDSAALIAPELMDVEVASALRKAVLLGRLDESRALTAVTDLARWPVDRISHQALTRVAWRYRHNVSAYDAFYVATAHSYRVPLLTADGKLAGASGLDITVQHIFGSSGHVMERGPE comes from the coding sequence GTGACCCGGTACGTCGTCGACGCCTCAGTAGCCGTCGAATACCTCCTGCGGACACCGCTCGGCCTCGCTGCGGCCGATACGCTGGACAGCGCCGCTCTGATTGCTCCGGAACTCATGGACGTCGAAGTGGCGTCAGCGCTGAGGAAAGCAGTGCTGCTGGGGCGTCTCGACGAATCTCGTGCGCTCACCGCGGTCACCGACTTGGCTCGTTGGCCCGTCGACCGCATTTCCCATCAGGCCTTGACCCGCGTGGCTTGGCGTTACCGTCACAACGTCAGCGCATACGATGCGTTCTACGTTGCAACTGCTCATTCGTACCGAGTGCCACTGCTTACGGCCGATGGCAAGCTGGCGGGAGCGTCCGGCCTCGACATCACGGTCCAGCACATATTCGGTAGCTCAGGCCACGTGATGGAACGCGGCCCCGAATAG
- a CDS encoding Uma2 family endonuclease — protein MSLPYITWQDALQMPEDGRRHEAIDGELYGTPAPSTRHQLVSGCLLTALGHVLDKPGYGETFITMTAVEFPETREGVMPDLMFVSNERRGIITEDWLVGAPDLVIEITSPVTEDRDRGIKLDLYRRQGVREYWIVNPDEDVVDVWRFGEEPEEERFKTELPVRLGADQVGTIDLDVVFSRDLFRSHESVARRSGTRCSVEGRMMKPAIIGSDLETTPARSYDVPTMEIPSITWQDVQQIPDDGNRYEAIEGSSYMTPAPTFRHQRVGHRLGKALDRILEEPGHGVVVSAPLGVEFPATGEGVQPDLLFVSNERRGLIANAGLTGAPDLVVEILSPSTASRDRGLKLRLYERQGVREYWIVDSDKNTVDVWRFGEDPAHERFTNTLPVRLGTEEVGSIDLEAVFAPDL, from the coding sequence ATGTCACTTCCCTACATCACTTGGCAGGATGCCCTCCAGATGCCGGAGGACGGACGTCGCCACGAAGCGATCGATGGCGAGTTGTACGGCACGCCGGCTCCGAGCACGCGCCACCAGCTTGTCAGCGGATGTCTCCTCACCGCGCTGGGACACGTCCTGGACAAGCCGGGATACGGCGAGACGTTCATCACCATGACGGCCGTCGAGTTCCCGGAGACGCGCGAAGGCGTCATGCCGGACCTCATGTTCGTGTCCAACGAACGACGAGGGATCATCACGGAGGACTGGCTCGTGGGCGCGCCGGACCTGGTGATCGAGATCACTTCTCCAGTAACGGAAGACCGGGATCGCGGGATCAAGCTCGACTTGTACAGGAGGCAGGGAGTCCGCGAGTACTGGATCGTCAATCCCGACGAGGATGTCGTTGACGTATGGCGGTTCGGGGAGGAACCCGAGGAGGAACGCTTCAAGACGGAGCTACCCGTACGGCTTGGTGCGGATCAGGTGGGCACGATCGACCTGGACGTCGTTTTCTCGCGAGACTTGTTCCGGTCCCACGAAAGCGTGGCTCGCAGAAGCGGTACACGGTGCTCCGTTGAGGGCAGGATGATGAAGCCGGCGATCATAGGCTCGGACTTGGAGACGACTCCCGCCCGGAGCTATGACGTGCCGACCATGGAAATCCCCTCGATCACTTGGCAGGACGTCCAGCAGATTCCGGACGACGGCAATCGCTACGAGGCGATCGAGGGCAGTAGCTACATGACCCCCGCCCCTACGTTCCGTCATCAGCGCGTAGGCCACCGGCTCGGCAAGGCGCTCGACCGGATCCTGGAAGAGCCCGGACACGGAGTCGTAGTGTCCGCGCCTTTGGGGGTCGAGTTCCCCGCCACCGGAGAAGGTGTGCAGCCCGACCTGCTGTTTGTCTCCAACGAGCGGCGCGGACTCATTGCCAACGCGGGTCTCACGGGAGCGCCGGATCTCGTCGTCGAGATCCTCTCTCCCTCCACCGCCAGCCGTGACCGGGGCCTCAAGCTCCGCCTCTACGAGCGTCAGGGTGTTCGCGAGTACTGGATCGTGGATTCCGACAAGAACACCGTCGACGTGTGGCGGTTCGGGGAGGATCCCGCGCACGAGCGCTTCACGAACACCCTCCCGGTCAGACTCGGAACGGAAGAGGTCGGCTCGATCGACCTGGAAGCCGTCTTCGCCCCCGACCTGTAA
- a CDS encoding cupin domain-containing protein, whose product MKEAVNLEEKFGKLPDYWQPRVVAEVNDYQFKIVRVKGEFVWHDHADTDEAFFVLEGTLRIDLPDGAVEIGPGELYVVPRGVRHRPVAEEEVKLIVVEPRGVVNTGEERGDLTAESDVWI is encoded by the coding sequence ATGAAGGAAGCCGTCAACCTGGAGGAGAAGTTCGGCAAGCTGCCCGACTACTGGCAGCCGCGGGTCGTGGCCGAAGTCAACGACTACCAGTTCAAGATCGTGCGGGTGAAGGGCGAGTTCGTGTGGCACGACCACGCGGACACAGACGAGGCGTTCTTCGTCCTCGAGGGCACGCTCCGGATCGACCTCCCCGACGGCGCCGTCGAGATCGGCCCCGGCGAACTCTACGTGGTCCCGCGCGGCGTGCGGCACCGCCCGGTTGCCGAGGAAGAGGTCAAGCTCATCGTCGTCGAACCCCGCGGCGTCGTGAACACCGGCGAAGAACGCGGCGACCTCACTGCCGAGTCTGACGTCTGGATCTGA
- a CDS encoding Uma2 family endonuclease has protein sequence MSRGRTVGLDFGFTPARSYDVQTMPQSSTAPLTWLDAQRMPDDGNRYEVIGGKLYVTPAPSIRHHRITRRLFRALDPLLVKAGRGELFWAPVGVEFPVTGEGVEPDLMFVSAERRGIVGKDWIRGAPDLVAEILSPSTARRDRSKKRDLYERHGVPEYWIVDPDANAVDVWRFGEDPEHERHTTTLPVRLGSERLGTIDLRDVFRPDS, from the coding sequence ATGAGCAGGGGCCGGACCGTGGGGTTGGACTTTGGTTTCACCCCCGCCCGGAGCTATGATGTGCAGACCATGCCGCAATCCTCGACCGCACCCCTCACCTGGCTCGACGCCCAGCGAATGCCGGACGACGGCAACCGTTACGAAGTCATCGGGGGCAAGCTGTACGTGACCCCCGCACCCTCGATCCGCCACCACCGCATCACCAGACGGCTCTTCCGCGCCCTCGATCCTCTGCTCGTGAAGGCAGGACGCGGAGAGCTGTTCTGGGCACCCGTCGGGGTTGAGTTCCCGGTCACGGGCGAGGGAGTCGAGCCCGACCTGATGTTCGTGTCCGCCGAGCGGAGGGGGATCGTGGGGAAGGACTGGATCCGGGGCGCGCCCGATCTGGTGGCCGAGATCCTCTCCCCCTCCACGGCCCGCCGCGACCGGAGCAAGAAGCGGGACCTGTACGAGCGCCACGGCGTGCCCGAGTACTGGATCGTCGATCCGGACGCGAACGCCGTGGATGTGTGGCGCTTCGGTGAAGATCCCGAGCACGAGCGCCACACGACAACGCTCCCCGTGCGGCTCGGCTCGGAGCGCCTCGGCACCATCGACCTGCGGGACGTCTTCCGCCCCGACTCCTGA
- a CDS encoding YlcI/YnfO family protein: MANLQVKNVPEAVHERLRRQARENNCTMSAFVLAAIERELARCEWREHLRRQPTTDLGVQAATLIREERGMRDAGAE, translated from the coding sequence ATGGCCAATCTACAGGTGAAAAACGTACCGGAGGCCGTCCACGAACGGCTGCGTCGGCAGGCACGGGAGAACAATTGCACCATGAGCGCCTTCGTGCTGGCCGCAATCGAGCGCGAGTTGGCGCGATGCGAGTGGCGGGAGCACCTGCGCCGGCAGCCGACGACGGATCTCGGTGTCCAGGCCGCGACGCTGATCAGGGAGGAACGCGGCATGCGCGACGCCGGCGCCGAGTGA